The genomic segment TCAACCCCGGTGGCACCGCGCATGGCCGCGCCGGCACCGGCAAGCACCACCTGGGCGACATGGATAACCTGCGTGCCGATGCCCAGGGCCGCGCCAACGTCGATATCCACCTCAAGGGGGTTACCCTTGGCGGAGGCGCCGCCACCGATATCGCCGGACGTGCACTGGTCGTGCATGCCAACGCCGACGACTATCGCAGCCAGCCCGCCGGCAATGCCGGCGTCCGCATCGCCTGTGGCGTGATCCGGGTTGTCCGCTGATCACTGCAGGCTTCATCCAGGGAGAGATTGCATGCGTCTGATCCACAATTCGCTGTTTGTCGCCATCGCCGCGCTGGGCCTGGCGGCCTGCGGCCAGCAGCCTGCCGCGCCGCAGGCTGAAACCCCGCCGGCTGCTCCGGCCGAGGGCGCCACCACCGAACCGGCCGCAACCCCCGCACCGGCAGCTGCACCCGTGGCCGATGCGTCGGCCACCGCCGAACTGGCGCCGACCCAGGGCAGCGAGGCCAAGGGCAGCGTCACCTTCAAGGTGGTCGACGGCAAGGTCCATGTGACCGGCCAGGTCACCGGCCTGAAGCCGGGCAGTGAGCACGGCTTCCACATCCACGAGAAGGGCGACTGCAGCGCGCCGGACGGCATGAGCGCTGGCGGCCACTTCAACCCGGGCCACCAGGATCACGGCAACGTCGCCACCGATCCGCACCACGGCGGCGACATGCCCAACATCAAGGCCGACGACAAGGGCGTGGCCACCATCGATGGCCCAGTATCGAGCAACGTCAACATCGGCAAGGGTGATGACTTCGACATCATCGGCCGCGGCCTGATCGTCCACGCCGACGCGGACGACTACAAGACCCAGCCGACCGGCAATGCCGGCGCGCGCCTGGCGTGTGCGGTGATCCAGAAGGCGCCGTAAGGGCAGTCCTGCTGGAAATGGAAAACGCCGGCGCAAGCCGGCGTTTTTCCTGAGCGGTAGTGCCGGCCGCTGGCCGGCAATCGCAGATCCGAGGGTTGCCGGCCAGCGGCCGGCACTACCATCAGCGCGCCAACAGCTCGCGCGCGTCCTGCCCGGCCTCGCAGTGCACGAACAACACCGGCACGCCGTGCGCTTCCAGCACCGCGGCCATCTGCCGCTGGCGCATCAGGAACTGCTCGTAGATGCCCTTCAGGCGGTCGCAGTCGTTGTTGCCGTGGTTGTAGTGCGCGCACCAGCCGGCCGGATCGAACAGCGCCATGCGCGCCTCGCCATGGGTGTAGCGCAGCAGCGGCTCGGGCGCCGCGTTGAGCCATTCGTCCTCGCCCGGCGCCATGATCGCGGTCTCGATCAGCGGCCACAGCGCGGCCAGGCCCTGGTTGTCGTACTGCATCGACATCATCGCGGCCAGGTCGTTCACGGTGAAATAGCGCGCGTGCTCGATGCGGGCACCGAAGGTGTTCTGCGCCATCAGTGCGGTATCGGCGTGCGCCATGCCGTTGGCCAGCAGGGTTTCTTCCAGCGCATTGGCGACCGCGTTGGTGGTGGCCACATCGCTGCCGGTCAGCAGGAACGGCACCACGCGCAGGCCACCGCCCACCAGGCTGGCATCGGCCTGGAACGGCAGCGGCACGTCGCCGTTGGCATCGGTGCCGAACGCCAGCAGGCGCGGGCCCTGGTTACGGCCTGGCGCACGCATCTGCAGTTCTTCCAGGCGGCGGTGGATCGGCCAGCCCGGGCGCAGTACTTCGGCCGGGTCGAAATGCGCGGCGGCGAACACCAGGTCCAGCTCGGCTACCTGCGGCACCAGCTTGGACAGGTCGCGGCCGACGCGTTCGGCCAGTTCACCGGCCTGTTCGGCGCTGAGTACCGCCTGGCGGGGGATTTCGCCGCCGGCCAGTTCCAGGGCCAGCACGCCAAGGGCATTCATCGCGGGGTCGGGTTTGCTCATGGTTCCACGGTTGGCCCATCACAGGGCGGCAGCTACACTTGGCTCCATTATGCCTGCTCCGTCGTGCAGGCCATGTTGCAGACACCCTCATCCATGCCAGGTATCTCCATGCCCAACGCTCGTCCCGTCGCCATCCTCGGTGGCGTCCGCATTCCGTTCTGCCGCCAGAACACCGCGTATTCGGATGTCGGCAACCTCGGCATGTCGGTCCGTACGCTGGGCGCGCTGGTCGAACGTTTCGGCCTGCATGGCCAGCAGCTCGGTGAAGTGGCGATGGGTGCGGTGATCAAGCACTCCAGCGACTGGAACCTGGGCCGCGAAGCCACGCTGTCCTCCGGCCTGTCGCCGCTGACCCCGGGCATCACCCTGCAACGCGCCTGCGGCACCTCGCTGGACAGCATCATCACCGTGGCCAACAAGATCGCGCTGGGCCAGATCGAATCGGGCATCGGCGGTGGTTCGGACACCACCTCCGACGTGCCGATCGTCTATGGCAAGAAGCTGCGCGCGCGCCTGCTGGCCGCCAACCGTGCCAAGAGCACCGGCGACAAGATCCGCGCGCTCACCGCCGGCTTCAAGTTCTCCGAACTGAAGCCCGAATTCCCGGGCGTGGCCGAGCCGCGCACCGGCAAGAGCATGGGTGACCACTGCGAGGACATGGCCAAGGAATGGAACATCTCGCGCGACTCGCAGGACGAGTGGGCGGTGTCCTCGCACAAGAAGCTGGCCGCGGCCTATGAGCGCGGCTTCTTCAACGACCTGATCGCCCCGTTCCGTGGTGTCGAGCGTGACAACATCCTGCGCCCGGATACCTCGCTGGAAAAGCTGGCCACGCTGAAGCCGGCGTTCGACAAGGTGTCCGGCCGCGGCACGCTGACCGCCGCCAACTCGACGCCACTGACCGACGGTGCCGCCGCGGTGCTGCTGGCCAGCGAAGAGTGGGCACGCGCGCACGGCCACGAGCCGCAGGCCTACCTGCGCGATGCGCACGTGGCGGCGGTGGACTTCGTGCATGGCGAAGGCCTGCTGATGGCTCCGACCATTGCCGTGCCGGAGATGCTCAAGCGCAACGGCCTGACCCTGCAGGACTTCGACATCTACGAGATCCACGAAGCCTTCGCCGCGCAGGTGCTGTGCACGCTGCGTGCGTGGGAGAGCGAGGACTACTGCCGCAACCGCCTGGGCCTGGATGCACCGCTGGGCCGCATCGACCCGGACAAGATCAACCTGCTGGGTTCATCGCTGGCCACCGGCCACCCGTTCGCCGCTACCGGCGCACGCGTGATCGCCACCGCCGCCAAGCAGCTGGCCGAACGCGGCGGCGGCCGCGCACTGGTCTCGATCTGCACCGCCGGCGGCATGGGCGTGGTGGCGATCGTCGAACGCTGATCGCTGCAACAGCACGCCAACCGAGGTTGGCGACTACCGGAAATGCGTGCTGGATCTGCTTTGGTGGATGCCGACCTTGGTCGGCCATGCGATGTCATCGTTCGGAAGATGCCAGAGCGCCAACCGAGGTTGGCGACTACCGGGTTCCACACATGAAAACGCCGCCCATCGGGCGGCTTTTTTTTCTCCGGTGGGTGCCGACCGTTGGTCGGCACACCTCAGCCATGCTTACGGCAACCGCGGGTTGCCGAATTCGTCGCGCTCCTCGTTGGCGTCATACACCGGCGGCTGCACCGCAATCGGTTGCTCTTCCACCGTGGCACGCAGCGGCGTTTCGTTGCCGCGTACCAGCGCCACGCTGTCTTCGCCGCGCTGCAGGCGCAGCGCATTGGCCAGGCACTGCGCGGCCAGTGCGTGCTCGCCACGCTGTGCGAACAGTTCACCCAGCGCTTCCCATGCCGGTGCCCCGGCGCCACTGGCGATTGCCTCATGCAGGAACGCGTCGGCGGCATCCCACTGCTGCTGCGCCAGTGCTACGCGGCCCTGCGCCAGGCGCAGTGCGGGCGAGCTGTCGTGCACGTTGCGCCAGCGCGCAAGGTTGGCCTGGCGCGTGGCCAGGCGCTCGGCGGGAAGGCGACCATACAGCGTCACCAGCTCGTCGTCCCAGCGATGGTCCAGCGCCTGTTCCAGCGCCAGCAATGCAGGCTCATCCCAGTTCAGTGCCACCGCACGGCTGGCATAGGCGCCCACCACGTCCGGCGTCGGCCGCAGTGCCTTCGGCGTGGCTTCCCACTGCGCGGCCAGCGCATTGACGTCGGCCGCTTCCAGCAGCGCCTGCGCTGCCAGGCGTGCTTCCAGTTCGCTGCCGGCGTCGGTCGGCAGCACCTTGCTCTGCCGCAGCGCGCCCAGCTGCCCATAGGCCTCGTGTGCGCGCCCTGCCTGCGCCAGTGCCTCGGTACGCAGCCACAGGCCACGCGGCGGCAGCGGCTGGATCGCGGCCACGTCCAGCGCGTTGATCGCATCCACCGGCAGATCACGCGCCAGCAGCTGTTCTGCACGCAGCAGCGCCTGCAGGGTGGCATCGCTTTCGCCCAGGCGCTGCAGCAGTGCTTCGCCGGCAGGGCCGTCGGCCCGTGCCTGCGCACTGCGCACGGCGTTGGCCAGCGCCACTGCGCTCACTTCGGGGTCTTTGGCGGCGCCGTCCAGCAGCTTCTCCGCACGCTGCCACTGGCCGTGCTCGTAAGCCTGCAGGCCGTCGATCAGGCGCACCCGGCCCTGCTTGCGGCGGTAACGGCCCCAGGCCCGGAACGGTGCGGCGATCAGGCTCCACAGCAGCCACAGAACCAGTACCGCGATCACCGCCAGCAACGCGACCTTCGGCAGGTTGCTGTGGTAGTCATAGCCGCCGTAACGCAGGATCACTTCGCCGAAACGGTTGAGGTCATCGGCGCCGAGCCATTGCGCGGCGACCACGCCGATGGCCACGGCCAGCAACAGCACGACCAGGGATTGCAGGGGTTTCATGCGGGATTACCTCCGGTCGGTCTGGGTGCGCAGTTGCTGCAGGGTGCTGCCAAGAACGGTGTTGCTGGCCTGCAGCGGAAGCTCGCGCAAGGTCTTCAGTTCAGCACGTTGCGCGCGCAGGGCCGGTGAATCCGGCCAGCGCCGCTGCGCCCAATGCTCCACGCGTACCAACGCGGTATCACGGCCAGCGCGGTCGCCGCGCTCGATCGCGGCGCGTGCCAGGGTCAGTTCCAGCTGCAGCGCATCGTCGGCATTGCGGCGTTCGGCAGCCGTCAGCGGGCCGTTCTGGCGGCTTGGGGTGATGTCCACGAACGGTGCCAGCGTGGCCTGCCACCAGGCTCTGGCGGCAGGCGGCGCAGCGTTGCCGGTCACCTGCGAGGGCAGCCCCTGCAAGGCCTTGGCCAATGCATCCAGGCGCTGCAACGACTGCACGCGCGGGCCGGCGCCGAGCGCATCCAGTGCATCGCGTTCCTGCACCAGCGCCTGGCGCAGGTTCAGGCCATCGCTGTCGGGCAGATCGGCCAGCGCAGTGGCGGCCTGGGCATACAGGCGGCGTGCGCCATCCACATCGTCGGCGTAGTTCAGGCGCTGCGCGGCCTGGGTCAGCAGCAACTCGGCCTCGTCGCGCTGCACCGCCTGCCGGCCCTGATTGGCGCTGTCGGCCAGCTTGGCCAGGTTTTCTTCCAGCAGTGCACTGCGCTGGGACAGGCCGAGCATCTCGTCGCGCAGTACGCGGTTGGTGGCGGCCGCGTCCTGCAGGCGCTGGCTGGTTGCGCGCTGGTCGCGGCGCAGCGCATCCAGCGTGGCCTCCAGGCCCTGCAGCTGCACCGCGGTGGTCTGCGCCTGCGCCGCCTGTTCGCTCTGCTGTTGCTGCCAGAAGTACCAGCCCGCATAGCCGCCCGCGCCGAGCACGGCCACACCGGCCAGCGGCAGCAGCCAGCGTGCGAAGCGACGGGGTGGGGAAACGGGCGGAGTGTCGTTCATCGGGCTTCCTTGTCGGCAACGTCGCCGGTGGGGGGACCGGCAGGCCGCGTTGTGCACAGCATCACTGTTGCCGACGACAGCGGCAAGCGTGACCCACGTCCCTGTTCAGGTCGCTGCCGGGACGGTGAGCGTGGCGTGTGCAGCCGCCACCAGCTGTGCGGTGGTGGGGCCGGCCGCGCGCACCACGTGCTGCAGGCCCAGCGCCCGCGCCTGTTCACCCAGGCGATCACTGGCCACCACCGCGGTCGCGTGCGCCTGCAGGCGCTGCTGCAATGCGGTTGGAAGTTGCTGCCAGAAATGCTGCAGCGCTTCGCCGCTGCTGACCGCCAGCACCCACGGAAAGGCTGAATGCGCCAGTCGCGCCAGCGTGCGCGGCGCCAGGCGCAGCAGGCGCCGCTGGTAGACGTCGGCGCGTTCGATGCTGGCACCGGCCGCCTGCAGCTGCGCGGCAATCAGGCCGCGGCCACCGGGCGCGGTCACCAGGCCGATGCGCAGGCCCTGCACGTTTGCCAGTACCGGCAGCGCCAGCAGGCCTTCGCTGTCCATCCGCTGTGGTGCATGCACCTCGGAAATGCCGTGTGCCTGCAGCGCGCGCGCGGTGCCTTCGCCCACCGTCAGCCACGGACTGCGCTGCGCCTCGGCCAGCCGCAGCAGGGAAGCGGCCGCAGCAACCGCAGCCGGGCTGGTGAATACCACGCGATCGCAGTTCAGCGCGCGTTGCAGCTGGCGCACCACGGGCGTGCCGTGCAGGCGCTGCAACCGCCACGGTGAAAGGGCCAGCACATGCCCGCCCAGCCCAGCAACGGCGCGGCGCAGCGCCACATGCTGGCCTTGTGGGCGCAGTGAAATTAGGGTCCAGGCCGCGTCGGAGCCAGCGGCGCCAGTGGGTATCGTATGGTCGGCCATTGCCTGCATTATGCGGGCCCTTCGTTGTCGTGGTCGCTGCTCCGATGTCCGTTGATGCCCTGACTTCCTCGTTGGCCGCCCTGCAGGACGTACTGGACTGCATGCCAGCGGTCCGCGCCATGCAGATCCAGCTCGACGGCTATGCCGATGGCGTGCTGCGCATCACCGCGCCGCTGGCCGCCAACGTCAACGACAAGGGCAACGCCTTCGGTGGCAGCCTGGCCTCGGTACTGACCCTGTCCGGCTGGGCGCTGGTCAGCCTGCGCCTGCGCCTGGCCGGCCACGATGCTGAGGTCTACGTGGCCGACAGCAACCTGCGCTACCTGGCACCGGTCTACGAAGACCTGCATGCCCATGCCGAAGCCGCCGAAGCGAGCGGCTGGGACGCCTTCCTGAATACCTTCCGCCAGCGCCGCAAGGCCCGCATCAGCATCATCGCCACCCAGCCCGGTGCCGACGGCCGCCCGGCCGCCGAGTTCAGCGGTCGCTTCGTTGCCTTCGCCAAAGGGTAGGATGGCAGGCTGACGTTCTGGGGAAACCACCGATGCGCCGCCTCATCCAGTTCCTGATCTGTTCCCTGCTGCTGGCCAGCGCCGTGGCCTCGGCCGACGACCTCAGCCGCAAGCAGCGCAAGCTGCTGGAAGAGACCCAGATCGCCTACGGGGCGACCATCCGCTGGGGCAGCATGGACGATGCCATCGGTTACCTGGACCCGAAGCTGCGCAAGGAAAAGCCGCCGACCGAGTTCGAGCTCAACCGCTACGCGCAGCTGCGTGTGTCGTCCTATCGCGAGCGCAGCAGCGCCTCGCTGGAAGGGGGCGAGGTCGAGCGCCGCGTCGAAATCGGGGTGATCAACCAGAACACCCAGGCCGAGCGCACCGTGGTCGTGGTCGAGCGCTGGCGCTGGGACCCGGAGGCCAAGCGCTGGTGGCAGTCCGCCGGCCTGCCGGACCTGTGGAAGGGGCAGTGACGGGCCGCGTCCGGCTTGTGCGACAATCGGCGCCCGCTTAATCGACCCGTGACCTGAGTGAATTACGAAGAGTTGCTGGCCTTTGCAGGCCGAAACCCGATGCTGTCCGCGGCCCTGGTCGGCCTGACCGTGGCCATCATCGTCACCGAGATCCGCCGCCTGTTCCGGGGCTTCAAGGGCATCAAACCCGCCGAACTGACCCAGCTGATGAACGCGGGCGGCACGGTGGTGGTCGACCTGTCGGCCAGCGGTGACTTCGAGAAGGGCCACATCGCCGGCAGCCGCAACGCCCAGGCCAGTGCCTTCGGCCCGGACAACAAGCTGGTGGCCAATGCCAAACAGTCGCCGGTGGTGCTGGTGTGCCGCAGCGGCAACGCCTCGGAAACCGCCGCCAAGGCGCTGAAGAAGGCCGGTTTCGAAAAGGTCTACGTGCTCGATGGCGGCATTCCCGCCTGGCAGCAGGCCGAGCTGCCGCTGGTCAAGGGCCGCAACTGATTGCCGCAGGTGGCGCATCCGGCCTTGTATGGGCCTGATGCCGCCCCCATCGCAGTAATTCGACCCTCGTTTTCATTGCATTCACCTGGAGTTACTGGAAATGTCCGAAGAGATCACCAACGGCGCCGCTGCGCCGGTCGATGCCGCCACCGGCCCCGCTTTCACCGTCGAGAAGATCTACGTCAAGGACGTCTCCTTCGAGTCGCCGAACGCTCCGACCATCTTCAATGACCAGGTGCAGCCGGAGTTGCAGCTGAACCTGAACCAGCAGGTGCAGCGCCTGGGCGAGAACGCCTTCGAAGTCGTGCTGGCCGTGACCCTGACCTGCCAGGCCGGCGAGCGCACCGCGTACGTGGCCGAAGTGAAGCAGGCCGGCGTGTTCGGCCTGGTCGGCCTGGACCCGCAGTCGATCGACGTGCTGCTCGGTACCCAGTGCCCGAACATCCTGTTCCCGTACGTGCGCCAGCTGGTCAGCGACCTGATCCAGGCCGGCGGCTTCCCGCCGTTCTTCCTGCAGCCGATCAACTTCGAAGGCCTGTACGCGGAAACCCTGCGCCAGCGCCAGGAGCAGGGCGACGCACCGTCGCTGGCTGACTCCGAGCCGGCCGGCAACGCCTGATTCCTGCCGCGACGTCACGGATGAGCACTACCGCTGACAAGATCGCCGTGCTCGGCGCCGGTTCCTGGGGAACCGCGCTGGCCAGCCTGCTCGCACGGCACGGTCACCCGACCGTGCTGTGGGGGCGTGACGCGGCCGTGGTCGAAGCCATCGACCAGCGCCATGAGAACCCGCGCTACCTGCCGGGCATTCCGCTGCCGGACAGCCTGCGTGCCACCACCGACCTGGCGTCGGCGGTGGAGGGCGCGGCCTGGATCCTGGTGGTGACCCCGTCGCATGCGTTCGGCGAAACCGTGCGCGCGCTGGCGCCGCTGCGCCCGGCCGGTGCCGGCGTGGCCTGGGCCACCAAGGGCTTCGAACCCGGTTCGGGCCGCTTCCTGCATGAGGTGGCGCGCGAAGTACTGGGTGAGGACGTGCCGCTGGCCGTTGTCACCGGGCCGTCGTTCGCCAAGGAAGTGACCCAGGGCCTGCCGACCGCGATCACCGTGCACGGCGACGTGCCCGAGTTCGCGCAGACGGTGGCCGAGGCGATGCACGGCCCCGCATTCCGTGCCTACACCGGCGACGACATGGTCGGTGCTGAGCTGGGCGGCGCGATGAAGAACGTGCTGGCTGTGGCTACCGGCGTGGCCGATGGCATGCAGCTGGGCTTCAACGCGCGGGCCGGCCTGATTACCCGTGGCCTCAACGAGATGCTGCGCCTGGCCGCTGCGATCGGCGCAAAGCCTGAGACCCTGATGGGCCTGGCCGGCCTCGGCGATCTGGTGCTGACCTGCACCGGCGACCTGTCGCGCAACCGCCGCCTGGGCCTGGCCCTGGGCCGTGGCCAGACGCTGCAGGATGCCGTGCGCGAAATCGGCCAGGTGGTCGAGTCGGTGCAGACCGCCGACGAAGTGATGCGACAGGCGCGCCGCCATGGCATCGACCTGCCGATCTCCGACCGCGTGCGTGCCGTGCTGCATGGCGAGCAGACGCCGGAAGAAGGCCTGCGCGCGCTGCTGGCGCGGGAACAGAAGCCGGAATATCCGGACACGCTGTTCAAGTGAATCGAAAAACCCCGGCCATGCGCCGGGGTTTTTTTTATGCACCCCATCCACGCATGGCGTGGATCTACGACGGAAACCGCTTCTGGTAGCCGCCAACCTTGGTTGGCGCCCAGTAGCGCCGGACCATGCCCGGCGGAATCCATCACCGCGCCCGTGGCGGCGCGTTGCCGTTGTCCATGTCCGAGAAGATCATCCACGGCCCATCGCCCACGCGCTTCAGCGTCAGCGTGAACTTGCCGGTGTCCCCCACGTTGTTGCCGAAGGTGTAGCCACCGATGATGTAGCCGACGTTCCCTTCCACGGCATACGCCAACGCGCGCAACCGCAACGGGCTGCCGCTCTGGCCGGAATATGCCGCCTCGATGGCTTTGCGTCCGCGCACCGGCGCCTGGTTGCTCTGCAGGATGAAGCCATCCTCGGCAAACAGCCGGACGAGCGCCTTTGCATCCCCCTTGCGCCACGCCTGTTCGTAGTCGCGCAGCACGCGATCCAGCGGCGCAGGCAGGGCTGTATCGGGAAGCGGTGGTGCGGGCTTCGCGCCTTCAGCATCGTGGGCGATGGTCGGCGATGCCAGCAGCAGGGCACTGCAGAAGATCACGGCGAGTCGTGTACGGCGCATGCGTCCAGGTCCTGGCGATGACGGGAGCGGCGAACGCATCCTAGCGCGCCGCTGGTTAGAATCACGCTGCCGCCGGCGTGGCGCATGCATTGCAGATCAGACAAGGACAGGGAATGAGGTTTCGAGTTGCAGGGATGGCACTGGTGGTTGGGTTGCTGGTGGCCTGCGGGCAGGCACCGGAGAAAGCCGCCGAAACGGCGCCTGTGGTTGCATCCGACGCACCCGCTGGAACACCGGCAGCGACGACCACCGTGGTCGAGAGTGAACCGTCCATCGAGGACGGAGTGGATCCGTCGGTGTGGGACAGCGAAGGCGAGCCGGAAGACTCCGGTGGCGGCCGTGAGCTCACCTGCAAGGACAACCCGTTGGCGACCCATTTCTTCACCCTGGTGGGCGGCAACACGGTGGACGATTGTGGCCGCAAGGACCCGAAGGTGCTGGCCGCGTTCGATGCATTGATGAAGGGAACGCAGGCCGCCGAATCCGCCGACAAGGACATCCCGTCGCTGCGCGAACGCCTGTTGAGCGGCCCCAGCGGGCCTGGCGAGCTGCTGGTGCTTCAGGGCGAACCCTGGTGGTTCTACACCGCCTGCCAGGCCCACGACTGCCCCGGCACCGCGCTGGCGATGCTGTATTCGCCCGATCAGTCGAAGATGGTCGGCCGCCTCACCGCGCGCTGCCGGGTGTGGTGGCTGGGCGAGCCTACGGCCGAACAGCGCGAGCAGATCGAACAGCTCCGCCCGCTGGATGATGCCGCATTGAAGGAAGACAGCGCGATCTGCGAATGAGGTGATGCGGGCGGGGAACGTCCGCTCATGCCGGGGCGGGCGTAGGCCATTCGTCCTGTTCTTCTGCCCGGAAACCGGCTGCTAAGCTTCCCCCCCATCCCGTTGCCGACCGGCCTCCTTCCATGGCTTTCTGGACCGTCGTCTTCGCCATTGGCGCCGCGCAGGCCGCGCTGCTTGCCCTGGCCCTGTGGCGGCGGCCGGCCAATGCCGGGGCGAACCGGGTGCTGGCGATGTGGATCGCGCTGATCGGCATCGATCTGGCGGTGAAGGCGCTCTACTGGGATCCGTCCTACCCGGCACCCACCAAGGCGCTGCGGTTCGTCGGCCTGTTCCCGTTCCTGTACGGCAGCCTGTTCTATGTCTACGTCAGGGTCCTGACCGAGGCCAGGGCCGTACGCTGGCGCGATGCTGTGCATCTTTCGGGATTCATCATCGTGCTGGCGCTGCATGCAGGCTTCTTCCTGCGTGGGCTGGTGCCGGCCGAGGGCATGCTGGCGCGAACGCTGCCGGGCATCGCGGAACTGGAATGGATGCGGCTGAACATCGTGCTGTACGCGTACAGCCTCTCCTATGTCATTGCCGGTCTGCTGCGGGTCGGCCGCTACCGGCGCGGCCTGCTGCGGCGGCGTTCGGATGCGGACCGGATGTCGCTGCACTGGATCGATGCGATGGCGATCTCGCAGATCCTCATCTGGCTCATTGCCACCACGCAATGGCTGGTCAGGATTCCCTGGATCGACTATCCGCTGATCTACGGCCTCGTTGCAGCGTGGGTATTCCTGATGGGCTACTTCAGCCTCACCCAGCCGGCCGTGCTGGTCGAGCCGGTTGCGGAACCGGCACCCGCCAACCGCGAAGTAGTACCGGCCAGCGACGATGCACGCGTTGCCGAGGTCGAGGCGCGCCTGTCGCAGCTGATGGCCGAACAGCAGCTCTACCGTGAACCGGCGCTCACCATCGGCCAGCTGGCCAGACGCTCCGGCTACCCCGAATATCTGGTGTCGGCGGTGATCAACCGCCGCTTCGGCGGGAATTTCTGGGAGTACATCAACCGCCAGCGGATTGAAGCCGCCGCTTCCCATCTGGCCGATGGCGCTGACACCCGGACCATTCTCGACATCGCCTATGCCTGCGGCTTCACGTCGAAGTCGACGTTCAACGCGGCGTTCAAGCGGCAGCTGGGTGAAACGCCTAGCGCCTTCCGCAAGCGCCATGCGATGGCTGGCACCCCGGAATCACCGAGCCGCTGACAATGCAGTCGCCGGCGGTCGCCACGGCCAGCGCAGCACAAGTTCGCAGAGTGCCAGGTTGAACACCCAGCATCCCCAGGCGGCGGCCAGATAGACCGGGGGAAAAGGCAGATGCAGCACGCCCAGGCCGATGCCCAGGATCAACCGGAACGTCACCGCAGACGCAGTGAGGGCGATGCTGCGCCACATCCACTGCCGGTGCCTGGCGAGATTGCCGGCCAGCGCGTGGCCGATGCCGAGGCCGGTGGTGGCCAGCCATGCCAGCGCCAACAAGCCAAAGGCGATGCCGGTGGGGGCTCCTCCCTCGGCATGCAGGGCCAGTGACAAGCCCCCCAATCCCGCAACCAGTACGCCGCCTGCGTACAGGCCACCGCTCAGCCGGTG from the Stenotrophomonas maltophilia genome contains:
- a CDS encoding superoxide dismutase family protein; its protein translation is MRLIHNSLFVAIAALGLAACGQQPAAPQAETPPAAPAEGATTEPAATPAPAAAPVADASATAELAPTQGSEAKGSVTFKVVDGKVHVTGQVTGLKPGSEHGFHIHEKGDCSAPDGMSAGGHFNPGHQDHGNVATDPHHGGDMPNIKADDKGVATIDGPVSSNVNIGKGDDFDIIGRGLIVHADADDYKTQPTGNAGARLACAVIQKAP
- a CDS encoding acetyl-CoA C-acetyltransferase encodes the protein MPGISMPNARPVAILGGVRIPFCRQNTAYSDVGNLGMSVRTLGALVERFGLHGQQLGEVAMGAVIKHSSDWNLGREATLSSGLSPLTPGITLQRACGTSLDSIITVANKIALGQIESGIGGGSDTTSDVPIVYGKKLRARLLAANRAKSTGDKIRALTAGFKFSELKPEFPGVAEPRTGKSMGDHCEDMAKEWNISRDSQDEWAVSSHKKLAAAYERGFFNDLIAPFRGVERDNILRPDTSLEKLATLKPAFDKVSGRGTLTAANSTPLTDGAAAVLLASEEWARAHGHEPQAYLRDAHVAAVDFVHGEGLLMAPTIAVPEMLKRNGLTLQDFDIYEIHEAFAAQVLCTLRAWESEDYCRNRLGLDAPLGRIDPDKINLLGSSLATGHPFAATGARVIATAAKQLAERGGGRALVSICTAGGMGVVAIVER
- a CDS encoding heme biosynthesis HemY N-terminal domain-containing protein; the protein is MKPLQSLVVLLLAVAIGVVAAQWLGADDLNRFGEVILRYGGYDYHSNLPKVALLAVIAVLVLWLLWSLIAAPFRAWGRYRRKQGRVRLIDGLQAYEHGQWQRAEKLLDGAAKDPEVSAVALANAVRSAQARADGPAGEALLQRLGESDATLQALLRAEQLLARDLPVDAINALDVAAIQPLPPRGLWLRTEALAQAGRAHEAYGQLGALRQSKVLPTDAGSELEARLAAQALLEAADVNALAAQWEATPKALRPTPDVVGAYASRAVALNWDEPALLALEQALDHRWDDELVTLYGRLPAERLATRQANLARWRNVHDSSPALRLAQGRVALAQQQWDAADAFLHEAIASGAGAPAWEALGELFAQRGEHALAAQCLANALRLQRGEDSVALVRGNETPLRATVEEQPIAVQPPVYDANEERDEFGNPRLP
- a CDS encoding uroporphyrinogen-III C-methyltransferase codes for the protein MNDTPPVSPPRRFARWLLPLAGVAVLGAGGYAGWYFWQQQQSEQAAQAQTTAVQLQGLEATLDALRRDQRATSQRLQDAAATNRVLRDEMLGLSQRSALLEENLAKLADSANQGRQAVQRDEAELLLTQAAQRLNYADDVDGARRLYAQAATALADLPDSDGLNLRQALVQERDALDALGAGPRVQSLQRLDALAKALQGLPSQVTGNAAPPAARAWWQATLAPFVDITPSRQNGPLTAAERRNADDALQLELTLARAAIERGDRAGRDTALVRVEHWAQRRWPDSPALRAQRAELKTLRELPLQASNTVLGSTLQQLRTQTDRR
- a CDS encoding uroporphyrinogen-III synthase codes for the protein MQAMADHTIPTGAAGSDAAWTLISLRPQGQHVALRRAVAGLGGHVLALSPWRLQRLHGTPVVRQLQRALNCDRVVFTSPAAVAAAASLLRLAEAQRSPWLTVGEGTARALQAHGISEVHAPQRMDSEGLLALPVLANVQGLRIGLVTAPGGRGLIAAQLQAAGASIERADVYQRRLLRLAPRTLARLAHSAFPWVLAVSSGEALQHFWQQLPTALQQRLQAHATAVVASDRLGEQARALGLQHVVRAAGPTTAQLVAAAHATLTVPAAT
- a CDS encoding YiiD C-terminal domain-containing protein → MSVDALTSSLAALQDVLDCMPAVRAMQIQLDGYADGVLRITAPLAANVNDKGNAFGGSLASVLTLSGWALVSLRLRLAGHDAEVYVADSNLRYLAPVYEDLHAHAEAAEASGWDAFLNTFRQRRKARISIIATQPGADGRPAAEFSGRFVAFAKG
- a CDS encoding rhodanese-like domain-containing protein is translated as MNYEELLAFAGRNPMLSAALVGLTVAIIVTEIRRLFRGFKGIKPAELTQLMNAGGTVVVDLSASGDFEKGHIAGSRNAQASAFGPDNKLVANAKQSPVVLVCRSGNASETAAKALKKAGFEKVYVLDGGIPAWQQAELPLVKGRN
- the secB gene encoding protein-export chaperone SecB — protein: MSEEITNGAAAPVDAATGPAFTVEKIYVKDVSFESPNAPTIFNDQVQPELQLNLNQQVQRLGENAFEVVLAVTLTCQAGERTAYVAEVKQAGVFGLVGLDPQSIDVLLGTQCPNILFPYVRQLVSDLIQAGGFPPFFLQPINFEGLYAETLRQRQEQGDAPSLADSEPAGNA
- a CDS encoding NAD(P)H-dependent glycerol-3-phosphate dehydrogenase encodes the protein MSTTADKIAVLGAGSWGTALASLLARHGHPTVLWGRDAAVVEAIDQRHENPRYLPGIPLPDSLRATTDLASAVEGAAWILVVTPSHAFGETVRALAPLRPAGAGVAWATKGFEPGSGRFLHEVAREVLGEDVPLAVVTGPSFAKEVTQGLPTAITVHGDVPEFAQTVAEAMHGPAFRAYTGDDMVGAELGGAMKNVLAVATGVADGMQLGFNARAGLITRGLNEMLRLAAAIGAKPETLMGLAGLGDLVLTCTGDLSRNRRLGLALGRGQTLQDAVREIGQVVESVQTADEVMRQARRHGIDLPISDRVRAVLHGEQTPEEGLRALLAREQKPEYPDTLFK